In the genome of Hyphomonas sp. Mor2, one region contains:
- a CDS encoding GatB/YqeY domain-containing protein: protein MGQMDQTIHITLRNRIDAALLQAESEDSCGVEAQTLRLIKCAMDDRDVIARKRGKCSGCDNEVIEDLLETMAAQRETSIKQFDDAGRIADAEREREELEIILSFLPEPLSGDALQSAAAEVVTQLQARKLKDVGRCMTALRQKYPGRIECGPASKAVRAAIG, encoded by the coding sequence ATGGGTCAGATGGATCAAACCATCCATATCACACTTCGTAACCGCATCGATGCGGCCTTGTTACAGGCCGAATCCGAGGATTCTTGCGGTGTCGAGGCGCAAACTCTGCGATTGATCAAGTGTGCCATGGATGATCGCGATGTGATCGCGCGCAAACGGGGTAAGTGCTCCGGCTGTGATAACGAAGTCATTGAAGACTTGCTGGAAACGATGGCGGCGCAACGCGAGACCTCGATCAAGCAATTTGACGATGCAGGTCGTATCGCCGACGCCGAGCGTGAGCGCGAAGAACTTGAAATCATCCTGAGTTTCCTGCCCGAACCCCTGTCTGGTGACGCTCTGCAATCCGCTGCTGCTGAAGTGGTGACGCAATTGCAGGCCCGTAAGCTCAAAGATGTCGGTCGCTGCATGACCGCTTTGCGACAGAAGTACCCTGGACGGATCGAG
- the carA gene encoding glutamine-hydrolyzing carbamoyl-phosphate synthase small subunit codes for MDKNQSNFASQATGALALADGTVFLGTGSGAVGTAVGELCFNTAMTGYQEILTDPSYAKQVVLFTFPHIGNVGANPEDHEESSENAAKAAVGTVFRESITPPSNWRADDHFDAWLAKKGIVGLSGVDTRALTRLIREKGMQKCAIQYAPDGDIDTASLIKAAKAWEGLEAADLAANVDADAAYDHSERLWDLGTGFAGDSSGEKHVVVVDFGVKKNILRNLAEVGIRATVVNGDTTFDAIAALNPDGVVLSNGPGDPAATFERSGKMLKALVESGLPILGICLGHQLLALTLGAKTMKMEQGHHGANHPVKDLATGKVEIVSMNHGFTVDVATLPKGVEESHRSLFDGTNSGLKVAGKPIISVQHHPEASPGPQDSFYLFKRFADLMDA; via the coding sequence ATGGACAAAAATCAATCCAACTTTGCCAGCCAGGCTACCGGCGCCCTCGCCTTGGCGGATGGGACAGTATTCCTAGGAACGGGCTCAGGTGCAGTAGGTACGGCGGTCGGAGAGCTGTGCTTCAACACGGCCATGACCGGATATCAGGAGATTCTGACAGATCCGTCATATGCTAAACAAGTGGTCCTGTTTACCTTTCCGCACATCGGAAATGTGGGTGCGAACCCGGAAGATCACGAAGAATCGAGCGAAAATGCCGCCAAAGCCGCTGTTGGAACAGTTTTTCGCGAATCTATCACACCGCCGTCAAACTGGCGCGCCGACGATCATTTTGACGCCTGGCTCGCCAAAAAAGGCATTGTCGGCCTCTCGGGCGTCGACACCCGCGCTCTGACACGCCTGATCCGCGAAAAAGGCATGCAGAAATGCGCCATCCAATATGCGCCCGATGGCGATATCGACACGGCGTCGCTCATCAAGGCCGCAAAGGCCTGGGAAGGCCTGGAGGCGGCGGATCTGGCGGCCAATGTTGATGCGGATGCGGCCTATGACCATTCTGAGCGCCTGTGGGACCTGGGAACGGGCTTCGCCGGCGATAGCAGCGGCGAGAAACATGTCGTCGTCGTGGATTTCGGCGTGAAGAAAAACATTCTTCGCAACCTGGCCGAAGTCGGTATTCGCGCGACCGTTGTGAACGGAGACACCACGTTCGACGCGATTGCTGCCCTCAACCCCGATGGCGTTGTGCTGTCAAACGGCCCAGGCGATCCTGCGGCGACGTTTGAACGGTCCGGCAAAATGCTGAAAGCCCTTGTCGAGAGCGGGCTGCCCATCCTCGGAATCTGCCTCGGCCATCAATTGCTGGCCCTCACGCTTGGGGCGAAGACGATGAAGATGGAGCAAGGCCATCATGGCGCCAACCATCCGGTCAAGGACCTGGCGACTGGCAAAGTCGAAATTGTCTCTATGAATCATGGATTTACTGTCGACGTGGCGACGCTACCCAAAGGTGTTGAGGAAAGCCATCGCTCTCTGTTTGACGGCACAAATTCGGGCCTGAAAGTGGCCGGCAAACCGATCATCTCGGTCCAGCATCACCCGGAAGCGAGTCCTGGTCCGCAGGACAGTTTCTATTTGTTCAAGCGCTTCGCCGATCTGATGGACGCTTAA
- a CDS encoding TetR family transcriptional regulator, translating to MARRSKADAEKTREQLLDVAARLYGMRGYADTSIADICAELDISKGALFHHFKTKDALFREVWTRLQVEMDTEARTAAIAARSRTDPYAAFMAGSRTYLKYVARQDFQQIVLIDGPSVLGMKGWYESDHDLGIQNVQAGVRYLSKKGLVAPENIEPLAIMLQSALNGAGFALLRGDEGVSAEGFYKAFETLVKSLR from the coding sequence ATGGCTCGAAGATCGAAAGCTGATGCAGAAAAGACACGCGAGCAATTGCTCGACGTGGCGGCGCGTCTGTACGGCATGCGCGGCTACGCCGATACGTCCATCGCCGATATCTGTGCCGAACTCGACATTTCCAAGGGGGCCCTGTTTCACCATTTCAAGACCAAGGACGCGCTGTTTCGGGAAGTCTGGACCCGGTTACAGGTCGAGATGGACACCGAAGCCCGCACCGCGGCGATTGCAGCGCGAAGCCGGACCGATCCGTACGCCGCGTTCATGGCCGGATCGCGAACCTATCTGAAATACGTTGCGCGCCAGGACTTTCAGCAGATTGTGCTGATTGACGGACCCTCCGTCCTTGGAATGAAGGGCTGGTATGAGAGCGATCACGATCTTGGCATTCAGAATGTGCAGGCGGGTGTGCGCTACCTGTCCAAAAAAGGTCTGGTGGCGCCAGAGAATATCGAACCGCTCGCCATCATGCTGCAAAGCGCGCTCAACGGGGCCGGGTTTGCACTTCTGCGCGGCGATGAGGGCGTCTCGGCGGAGGGATTCTACAAGGCGTTTGAAACGCTCGTGAAAAGCCTGCGTTAA
- a CDS encoding outer membrane lipoprotein carrier protein LolA, which translates to MLSAAISTIALALAIGPHLQVSLQAAIDEAQPATETVIPGDTVTPSVSVAGSEDQNRTAGTEESTEPISDLSEDPVDAIIDEPEVDLPTVADPDPAITESQAEVAPTVRSSQVPEAEWPAILGQVSTALSSARTATGNFAQTNADGSVMTGTFALSRPGRMRFDYDDPTPILIVSDGTTVAMEDSELETVDRVPIGATPLGLILSTDLQFDEDVEVLSVMRNADRVGVRVSDATGELEGTLTMVFDAESYDLLGWLAMDGNLQTTVVDLVDVETNVRVDPRLFRLDEAEDEEDER; encoded by the coding sequence ATGTTATCAGCCGCGATTTCCACCATCGCTCTGGCCCTGGCGATTGGCCCGCATTTGCAGGTCAGTCTACAGGCTGCCATTGATGAGGCGCAGCCCGCGACCGAGACGGTCATCCCGGGCGATACAGTGACGCCGTCTGTGTCTGTAGCCGGAAGTGAAGACCAGAACCGCACGGCGGGGACCGAGGAATCGACCGAGCCAATCTCCGATCTCTCGGAGGACCCGGTCGACGCAATTATCGATGAACCTGAGGTCGACCTGCCGACGGTGGCTGACCCCGATCCGGCCATCACGGAGTCTCAAGCTGAGGTAGCGCCGACGGTGCGGTCGAGCCAGGTGCCAGAAGCGGAATGGCCAGCCATCCTCGGGCAGGTCAGCACGGCGCTGTCCTCAGCGAGAACCGCAACGGGCAACTTTGCTCAAACCAATGCAGATGGCAGCGTCATGACCGGCACATTTGCGCTCAGCCGGCCGGGGCGGATGCGGTTCGATTATGACGATCCGACGCCGATTCTGATTGTCTCGGACGGGACCACGGTGGCAATGGAAGACAGCGAGCTGGAAACCGTTGACCGTGTGCCGATCGGCGCGACGCCACTGGGACTGATTCTGTCGACCGATCTGCAATTCGATGAGGATGTCGAGGTGTTGAGCGTGATGCGAAATGCGGATCGGGTCGGCGTGCGGGTCAGTGATGCCACGGGCGAGCTTGAGGGCACGCTGACCATGGTCTTCGATGCCGAAAGCTATGACTTGCTGGGCTGGCTGGCCATGGATGGAAATTTGCAGACCACGGTGGTCGATCTGGTCGACGTGGAAACCAACGTTCGCGTTGACCCCCGCCTGTTCCGCCTCGACGAGGCGGAGGATGAAGAAGACGAGCGCTAA
- a CDS encoding universal stress protein: MAVLCVLGGDVDRCVPHLETSISVAKQLATRMDGLLAMPDPANTAMYFVSAEAVMAGASGVSAVSAAQTTLRKDYDAAFKSAVSEAGSWLNADLKHETGHVQTLVANHAILSDATVFPREAAQSGHALNPVFEYALMEERLPAILASSSGKLTGPAVIAWDGSPRAMRAVRAHLPLIQSLGEAIVAHNPDKDRELGGAPEITTPEALSDWLHDERVTARVETFSGKVSDGLLKIAGTHKAGPIVMGAYGHSRIGQMLFGGTSRALMNAEVGPALALAH, encoded by the coding sequence ATGGCAGTTCTGTGCGTTCTGGGCGGCGATGTGGATCGTTGTGTGCCCCATCTTGAGACATCTATTTCCGTTGCAAAACAGCTTGCTACGCGAATGGATGGCTTGCTGGCCATGCCCGACCCGGCCAATACGGCCATGTATTTCGTCTCGGCGGAGGCGGTCATGGCTGGCGCGTCCGGTGTCAGTGCGGTTTCGGCGGCGCAAACCACGCTGCGAAAGGACTATGATGCGGCCTTCAAGTCGGCTGTTTCAGAAGCCGGGAGCTGGCTGAACGCCGATCTCAAGCACGAAACCGGGCATGTTCAGACCCTGGTCGCCAATCACGCTATTTTGAGCGATGCGACTGTATTCCCGCGCGAAGCGGCTCAGTCGGGTCATGCGCTGAACCCGGTATTCGAATACGCTCTGATGGAAGAGAGACTGCCCGCGATTTTGGCGTCCTCATCGGGAAAACTGACGGGTCCGGCTGTGATCGCCTGGGATGGCAGTCCGCGCGCCATGCGCGCCGTGCGGGCGCATCTGCCGCTGATTCAGTCGCTGGGCGAAGCCATTGTCGCCCACAATCCGGACAAGGACCGCGAACTGGGCGGGGCCCCTGAAATCACGACGCCTGAGGCGTTGTCTGATTGGCTGCACGATGAGCGGGTAACCGCGAGAGTCGAAACATTCTCCGGGAAAGTCTCCGACGGCCTGTTGAAGATCGCGGGTACGCACAAGGCTGGCCCGATCGTCATGGGAGCCTACGGGCATAGCCGGATTGGCCAGATGCTGTTTGGCGGCACCAGCCGGGCCTTGATGAATGCCGAAGTCGGTCCCGCCCTGGCGCTGGCGCATTAG
- a CDS encoding OmpA family protein produces MKTTLTILAAASLLVGCQNVSNRTLGTTAGGAIIGAGVGMMAGGDDKRNAAIGAVVGGLAGAAVGVYMDKQEEKLRQQTAGTGIGVERVGDQIALSMPSGLTFDVDSSTIKGDFYGPLNDVSATLLEYPKTAVDVVGHASSDGDDSYNQGLSERRASSVQTYLANSGVQPVRLNAIGMGETQPIADNATPEGRAANRRVEILLTPIVEDGA; encoded by the coding sequence ATGAAAACCACACTTACTATTCTGGCCGCGGCGAGCTTGCTCGTTGGTTGTCAGAACGTATCGAACCGGACGCTGGGGACGACAGCGGGCGGCGCCATTATCGGCGCGGGCGTCGGCATGATGGCCGGCGGCGACGATAAGAGAAACGCCGCCATTGGCGCCGTGGTTGGCGGCCTCGCGGGCGCAGCCGTCGGCGTCTATATGGACAAGCAGGAAGAAAAACTACGTCAGCAAACCGCTGGCACAGGCATTGGCGTTGAGCGCGTCGGTGACCAGATCGCACTCTCTATGCCGTCTGGCCTGACCTTTGATGTCGATAGCTCAACCATCAAGGGCGACTTTTACGGTCCGCTCAATGATGTCAGTGCAACACTGTTAGAATACCCCAAGACTGCGGTCGATGTGGTCGGTCACGCGAGCTCCGATGGCGACGATTCCTATAATCAGGGATTGTCGGAACGTCGTGCCTCATCCGTGCAGACCTATTTGGCCAATAGCGGCGTTCAGCCCGTACGACTGAACGCAATCGGAATGGGAGAGACCCAGCCCATCGCCGATAACGCGACCCCTGAGGGCCGAGCTGCCAACAGACGCGTTGAGATCCTTCTCACGCCGATTGTTGAAGACGGCGCTTGA
- a CDS encoding 3-hydroxyacyl-CoA dehydrogenase NAD-binding domain-containing protein yields the protein MKLETFSFDIDGDGIAHATFDVPGRSMNTLTAKAIADIIAITNEVATNDKITGLVLSSGKPSGFCAGADLGEMNESAGGGKAKTELSEAERNAQEFERGFSLNKTLRELETCGKPVAVALNGLALGGGLEVALAGHYRVAANDNPKIQFGLPEAKIGLLPGAGGTQRLPRLIGVQEALPLILQGKSFNAEKAHKMGVVNELAAGTDTVAKCKEWIKANPDAKAPWDEKGFKLPGGVVHRSPGAGQVATMSNAMLAANTYGNYPAQKNILSCIYEGTQVPIDAGLRIETRYFINTQQRPEAKAMIRSLFLSMQELSKGGNRPAGYDKTEFKKIAVIGAGLMGAGIAYVQAKAGIPTVLVDISKENAEKGKDYSRRLVEKDISRGKSTQEKGDALLDLITTTDSYDDVKGADLVVEAVFENPELKAKITKMAEDVLSADAVFGSNTSTLPITGLAEASQRPENFIGIHFFSPVERMGLVEIITGDKTSEETLAKSVDYVLAIRKTPIVVNDSRGFYTSRCFGTYTQEGMAMLAEGIKPAIIENVGRQSGMPMGPLEVSDSVGLDTALKVGRQMAQAAGVDYNANELGQMMAWLVEDQGRVGRKAGKGFYDYNEKGKPARLWPDLNSRIDVKVDECPPDLKKHLTNRFLVRQAVEVARCFEEGVITDARDADIGSILAWGFAPYTGGCASYMDLIWGIPEFVAEADRLAEKYGERFAVPQLLRDMAAKGETFYSRFPPGGVKEKVAA from the coding sequence ATGAAACTCGAAACATTCTCTTTCGACATTGATGGTGATGGCATCGCGCATGCCACTTTTGATGTGCCAGGCCGCAGCATGAACACGCTGACCGCCAAAGCCATCGCCGACATTATCGCGATCACGAACGAAGTTGCGACCAATGACAAGATCACAGGCCTGGTCCTGTCTTCAGGCAAGCCTTCCGGCTTTTGCGCCGGGGCAGACCTTGGTGAGATGAATGAAAGCGCTGGTGGCGGCAAGGCCAAGACGGAACTGTCTGAGGCCGAGCGGAACGCACAGGAATTTGAGCGCGGCTTCTCGCTCAACAAGACCCTGCGCGAGCTGGAAACCTGCGGCAAGCCGGTTGCGGTGGCGCTAAACGGACTCGCCTTGGGCGGTGGTCTCGAGGTGGCGCTTGCCGGGCATTACCGTGTCGCAGCCAACGACAATCCAAAGATCCAGTTCGGTCTGCCGGAAGCCAAGATCGGCCTTCTGCCGGGTGCCGGTGGAACCCAGCGTTTGCCACGCCTGATTGGCGTTCAGGAAGCCCTGCCGCTGATCCTTCAGGGCAAGAGCTTTAACGCTGAAAAAGCCCACAAAATGGGCGTGGTGAACGAGCTTGCAGCAGGCACTGACACCGTCGCCAAGTGTAAGGAATGGATCAAAGCCAACCCGGATGCGAAAGCCCCATGGGATGAAAAAGGCTTCAAACTGCCAGGTGGCGTCGTCCACCGCAGCCCAGGTGCTGGCCAGGTTGCGACCATGTCGAATGCGATGCTGGCCGCCAATACGTATGGCAATTACCCGGCGCAGAAGAACATCCTGTCTTGCATCTATGAAGGCACGCAGGTGCCGATTGATGCCGGTCTGCGGATCGAGACCCGCTACTTCATCAACACCCAGCAGCGCCCGGAAGCGAAAGCGATGATTCGCTCGCTCTTCCTGTCGATGCAAGAACTGTCAAAAGGCGGCAACCGCCCGGCAGGGTATGACAAGACCGAGTTCAAGAAAATTGCGGTTATCGGCGCCGGACTGATGGGGGCAGGCATTGCCTATGTCCAGGCCAAGGCCGGCATTCCAACCGTTCTGGTCGATATCTCGAAAGAGAATGCTGAGAAAGGAAAGGATTATTCTCGCCGCCTGGTCGAGAAGGACATTTCGCGTGGCAAGTCGACTCAGGAAAAAGGTGACGCGCTGCTCGACCTGATCACCACGACCGATTCCTATGATGACGTTAAAGGCGCTGATCTCGTCGTCGAAGCGGTGTTTGAGAATCCTGAGCTGAAAGCCAAGATCACCAAAATGGCGGAAGATGTCCTGAGCGCCGATGCCGTCTTCGGATCAAACACCTCGACCCTGCCGATTACAGGGCTCGCGGAGGCGTCGCAGCGCCCTGAGAACTTTATCGGTATCCACTTCTTCTCGCCAGTTGAGCGGATGGGTCTGGTTGAGATCATTACCGGTGACAAGACCAGCGAAGAGACGCTCGCCAAGTCGGTCGATTATGTGCTGGCCATCCGCAAGACGCCAATCGTCGTCAACGATAGCCGCGGCTTCTACACCTCGCGCTGTTTCGGCACCTATACGCAGGAAGGCATGGCCATGCTGGCCGAAGGCATCAAGCCTGCCATCATCGAGAATGTTGGCCGCCAGTCCGGCATGCCGATGGGGCCGCTGGAAGTGTCTGACTCTGTCGGTCTAGACACAGCGCTCAAGGTCGGTCGCCAAATGGCGCAGGCTGCGGGCGTCGACTACAATGCCAATGAGCTCGGTCAGATGATGGCCTGGTTGGTTGAAGATCAGGGCCGTGTGGGTCGCAAAGCCGGTAAGGGCTTCTACGACTATAATGAGAAGGGCAAACCCGCTCGCCTTTGGCCGGATCTGAACTCTCGGATCGACGTTAAAGTCGATGAGTGCCCACCAGACCTCAAAAAGCACCTGACCAATCGTTTCCTGGTCCGCCAGGCGGTTGAAGTTGCACGCTGCTTCGAAGAGGGCGTTATCACGGATGCCCGCGATGCCGATATCGGCTCCATCCTCGCCTGGGGCTTTGCGCCATATACCGGCGGGTGTGCATCCTACATGGATCTGATCTGGGGCATCCCGGAATTCGTCGCCGAGGCAGATCGCCTGGCCGAGAAATATGGTGAGCGCTTCGCAGTTCCACAGTTGCTACGCGACATGGCTGCGAAGGGCGAGACTTTCTACTCACGCTTTCCTCCTGGGGGCGTGAAAGAGAAAGTAGCTGCGTAA
- a CDS encoding acetyl-CoA C-acetyltransferase, with translation MTEAYIYDAVRTPRGKGKKSGSLHEITALELSTQTLEAIRDRNDLDTQYVDDVVLGCVSPVGEQGGDIARIAVLNADYAETTAGVQVDRFCASGLEACNMAAAKVMTGEADMAIGGGIESMSRVPMGAAGGAWSSDPQIALKSYFSPQGVGADTIATKWGFSRDDVDAYAVESQRRAAQAWEESRFSKSIVAVKDQMGGIQLDHDEHMRPDADMQSLAALNPSFAGMGAMGFDEVIKQRYPELEAINHVHHAGNSSGIVDGASAVLFGSKEMGERLGLKPRARVKQMASIGSEPGIMLTGPTAVSLKALKKAGMEVDDIDLYELNEAFASVPMLMMHLLNIPHEKMNVNGGAIAMGHPLGATGGMLLGTMVDELERADKETALVTLCVGAGMGTATIIERV, from the coding sequence ATGACTGAAGCCTATATTTACGACGCCGTGCGCACCCCGCGCGGTAAAGGTAAGAAATCTGGCAGCTTGCACGAAATCACCGCGCTCGAGTTGTCGACCCAAACCCTGGAAGCGATCCGTGACCGCAACGATCTCGACACCCAATATGTCGACGATGTTGTTCTTGGCTGTGTGTCACCAGTTGGCGAGCAAGGCGGCGATATCGCCCGGATTGCCGTACTGAACGCAGACTATGCCGAAACCACAGCTGGTGTTCAGGTTGACCGCTTCTGCGCCTCTGGCCTGGAGGCCTGCAACATGGCGGCGGCAAAAGTCATGACCGGCGAAGCCGACATGGCGATTGGCGGCGGGATTGAAAGCATGAGCCGCGTCCCCATGGGCGCTGCCGGTGGGGCCTGGTCTTCGGATCCACAGATCGCCCTGAAATCCTACTTCTCGCCGCAGGGTGTCGGTGCTGATACCATCGCCACGAAGTGGGGCTTCTCCCGAGATGATGTCGACGCCTATGCCGTCGAGTCTCAGCGCCGCGCCGCGCAAGCCTGGGAAGAAAGTCGCTTCTCCAAATCCATCGTTGCCGTGAAAGACCAGATGGGCGGTATCCAGCTCGATCATGACGAGCACATGCGCCCGGATGCGGATATGCAGAGCCTCGCCGCGTTGAACCCCAGCTTTGCTGGGATGGGCGCCATGGGCTTCGATGAAGTGATCAAGCAGCGCTACCCCGAACTGGAAGCGATCAACCACGTGCACCACGCGGGCAACTCGTCTGGCATCGTAGACGGCGCGTCCGCCGTTCTGTTCGGATCGAAAGAAATGGGCGAGCGTCTGGGCCTCAAGCCGCGCGCCCGTGTGAAGCAAATGGCCTCGATCGGATCGGAGCCCGGCATCATGCTGACCGGACCGACCGCAGTGTCACTGAAAGCGCTCAAGAAAGCCGGCATGGAAGTCGATGATATCGACCTGTACGAGCTGAACGAAGCTTTCGCCTCTGTGCCAATGCTGATGATGCACCTGCTCAATATCCCGCACGAGAAGATGAACGTGAACGGTGGCGCGATTGCCATGGGTCACCCGCTGGGGGCGACCGGCGGCATGCTCCTTGGCACCATGGTGGATGAGCTGGAGCGCGCAGACAAAGAGACCGCTCTGGTCACGCTTTGCGTTGGAGCCGGCATGGGCACCGCGACGATTATCGAGCGCGTCTAA
- a CDS encoding PaaI family thioesterase has translation MPDDSHLLAEVFPKPAESSKSLGFKLISLDMSKMETRVAFVGKKEFTNPAGYVQGGYLSAMLDDTIGMLATMKTGTRAFPSTIDLHTTFLRPVRVGAIEVAARLRNIGRQVIFAEADLYDSRGKEAARARASLAINPMKAPAK, from the coding sequence TTGCCCGACGATTCCCACCTTCTCGCGGAAGTTTTCCCCAAGCCGGCCGAGAGTTCCAAATCTCTCGGTTTCAAGCTGATCTCGCTCGATATGAGCAAGATGGAAACCCGCGTCGCCTTTGTGGGCAAGAAGGAGTTCACGAATCCGGCAGGTTACGTTCAAGGCGGCTACCTCTCTGCCATGCTGGACGACACGATCGGAATGCTCGCGACAATGAAGACCGGCACGCGGGCCTTCCCATCCACGATCGACCTGCACACAACCTTTTTACGACCTGTGAGAGTCGGTGCGATTGAAGTCGCCGCTCGGCTTCGCAACATTGGCCGACAAGTTATTTTTGCCGAAGCCGACCTCTACGATTCTCGCGGCAAGGAAGCTGCCCGGGCGCGAGCTTCGCTCGCCATCAATCCGATGAAGGCGCCAGCAAAATGA
- a CDS encoding acyl-CoA dehydrogenase family protein yields MTDILNVPPANWRQDEEIKIFDDAVSQFFEKELKPQVEGWREAGVVPREVWKQAGEQGLLLVSAPEEYGGAGGDFRHDAVIIEQLEKQGIAGFGLGLHNAIVAPYIIHYGSEEQKQRLLPKLASGEMVCAIAMTEPGTGSDLQNIKTTAKKDGNGYVINGSKTFITNGQTANLILVCAKTDPSKGAKGISILMVETDEVEGFERGRNLKKIGQPAADTSELFFNDVKVPASALLGPEEGQGFIQLMQQLPQERHIIGIQGIGMIERAIKETVAYVKQRKAFGGTIFDFQNTQFKLAECKTEATVAKVFADHCTELLLKGELDAATASMSKYWISDLQCKIIDECLQLHGGWGYMDEYPIGQMYQDARVQRIYGGANEVMKMLIARTL; encoded by the coding sequence ATGACCGATATCCTCAATGTTCCGCCAGCGAATTGGCGTCAGGATGAGGAAATCAAAATCTTTGACGATGCGGTCTCGCAATTCTTCGAGAAAGAATTGAAGCCGCAGGTTGAAGGCTGGCGCGAGGCCGGTGTGGTGCCACGCGAGGTCTGGAAACAGGCCGGTGAGCAGGGTCTGTTGCTGGTGTCTGCGCCAGAAGAGTATGGCGGTGCCGGGGGTGATTTCCGCCACGACGCGGTGATTATCGAGCAATTGGAAAAGCAGGGCATTGCCGGGTTCGGTCTCGGCCTGCACAATGCGATCGTCGCGCCTTACATCATTCATTATGGCTCTGAAGAACAAAAGCAGCGTCTCCTCCCAAAACTGGCCAGTGGCGAAATGGTCTGCGCGATCGCGATGACAGAGCCCGGCACAGGCTCTGACCTCCAAAACATCAAGACCACGGCCAAGAAAGACGGCAATGGTTATGTGATCAATGGGTCCAAGACCTTCATCACAAATGGTCAGACCGCAAACCTGATCCTGGTCTGCGCCAAGACTGACCCGTCCAAAGGCGCCAAGGGGATTTCGATCCTTATGGTCGAGACCGACGAGGTGGAAGGCTTCGAGCGCGGTCGCAACCTGAAGAAGATCGGGCAGCCAGCGGCCGATACGTCCGAGCTGTTCTTCAATGATGTGAAAGTGCCCGCGTCGGCTCTGCTCGGCCCTGAAGAAGGCCAGGGCTTTATTCAGCTGATGCAGCAGCTCCCTCAGGAGCGCCACATTATCGGCATCCAGGGCATCGGCATGATCGAGCGCGCGATTAAAGAAACCGTCGCCTATGTGAAGCAGCGCAAAGCCTTTGGCGGCACGATTTTCGATTTCCAGAACACTCAGTTCAAACTGGCCGAATGCAAAACGGAAGCGACGGTGGCCAAGGTCTTTGCCGATCACTGCACTGAGCTGCTCCTTAAGGGCGAACTCGATGCGGCGACGGCGTCCATGTCGAAATACTGGATCTCGGATCTGCAGTGCAAGATCATCGATGAATGCCTGCAACTGCATGGCGGCTGGGGCTATATGGACGAGTATCCGATTGGCCAGATGTACCAGGATGCCCGCGTCCAGCGCATCTATGGCGGCGCCAACGAAGTGATGAAAATGCTGATTGCGAGGACGCTGTAG